AACGACATACACATAAATTAGGAGGAATCACAAATGTACGGAAACATGGGAAACATGCAAGCCATGATGAAAAAAGTTCAAAAAATGCAAGCTGAAATGGTCAAAATGCAAAACGAGATCAAAAAACGCACCATCGAAGTAAGCGCAGGCGGCGGCGCCGTCAAAATCGTCATCAACGGCGAAAAACAGATCCAATCCATCAACTTCAACCGCGACATGATCGACGCAGAAGACCT
The nucleotide sequence above comes from Selenomonadales bacterium. Encoded proteins:
- a CDS encoding YbaB/EbfC family nucleoid-associated protein yields the protein MYGNMGNMQAMMKKVQKMQAEMVKMQNEIKKRTIEVSAGGGAVKIVINGEKQIQSINFNRDMIDAEDLEMLEDLVAAAVNEAIHKVDDMTAKEMAKITGGMGLPPGLF